In Paenibacillus sp. FSL M7-0420, a single genomic region encodes these proteins:
- a CDS encoding glycosyltransferase family 39 protein, which yields MVKRIQQIVTLILALFMGLFIASSFLFRAKYNYSVYGDRAVLEGQQPLVFLLWIVVVLGLGFVLYRLSRKLEGYSRVKVIPAVLLLSGILQLVIIFLFTRMPTDDSQTVLSLAWAMLYDKDYSSFQSGGYLYMFPFNFSFVLYLKTLLLLFPDNYLVIKSFNILFTLVTTLVIYLLGQELRPQSRSKNYGLLIVAATYIPAMFMSNFIYNDGIATALLTSALYFAVRFIRRRSMKDMLFAAVLLTLGNYFRSIGMIFLIAIVLSLLLNLRAIGVKKVIAAFGITLLLWVLPAWIQNTALQATGIVDESPSGNSAPVYMWLNMGINLETLGFWDDRESYNIYQQEAGYNKAESVELFKASIRSKLSGATLTGLAGMYYKKLVWTWTEGTYQMERYGIGNEAASSTGGRGGMVMGHYSYSTAASRLFEGASMYRSGLLWVLYIQNFLMYVFILIRLIRGLRAKRFAETPLLLVILGFIGFYLLWEIKSRYLYPVYPLLLVLSCLGVQDVYVLLTGTRRSNHAD from the coding sequence ATGGTAAAAAGAATCCAGCAAATCGTAACACTCATCCTCGCCTTGTTCATGGGACTGTTCATCGCTTCATCCTTCTTGTTCCGGGCGAAATATAATTATTCCGTGTATGGTGACCGGGCAGTGCTGGAAGGGCAGCAGCCACTTGTGTTCCTGCTATGGATTGTAGTTGTTCTGGGCCTGGGCTTTGTGCTGTACAGACTCTCACGGAAGCTTGAAGGGTACAGCCGGGTCAAGGTTATTCCTGCCGTGCTGCTGTTGTCGGGTATCCTGCAACTCGTGATTATTTTCCTGTTCACCCGCATGCCTACAGATGATTCACAGACGGTGCTGTCCCTGGCCTGGGCTATGCTCTATGACAAGGATTATTCCTCCTTTCAGTCAGGCGGATACCTGTACATGTTCCCTTTTAATTTCTCCTTCGTGCTGTATCTGAAGACGCTGCTGCTTCTGTTCCCGGACAATTATCTGGTGATCAAAAGCTTCAACATCCTGTTCACGCTCGTCACCACGCTGGTCATCTATCTGCTCGGCCAAGAACTGAGACCCCAATCCCGCAGCAAAAACTATGGCCTTCTGATTGTGGCTGCGACCTATATACCGGCTATGTTCATGAGCAACTTCATCTATAATGATGGAATTGCCACGGCTCTGCTTACCAGCGCGCTCTATTTCGCAGTCAGGTTCATCCGCAGAAGATCCATGAAGGATATGCTGTTCGCGGCGGTTCTGCTGACACTCGGCAACTACTTCCGCAGTATAGGTATGATCTTCCTAATAGCCATTGTCCTCAGTCTGCTCTTGAACCTGCGGGCGATTGGCGTGAAAAAGGTCATTGCTGCCTTTGGCATAACCCTGCTGCTGTGGGTTCTTCCTGCCTGGATTCAGAATACGGCGCTTCAAGCAACAGGCATTGTGGACGAATCGCCGTCCGGCAATTCTGCTCCAGTGTACATGTGGCTGAATATGGGGATTAATCTGGAGACACTCGGGTTCTGGGATGACCGGGAGAGCTATAATATCTACCAGCAGGAGGCCGGCTACAATAAGGCGGAGAGTGTAGAACTGTTCAAGGCGTCTATCCGCAGCAAGCTCTCCGGTGCGACCTTAACCGGGCTTGCAGGAATGTATTATAAAAAGCTGGTCTGGACCTGGACGGAAGGGACGTACCAGATGGAGCGCTACGGGATTGGAAATGAAGCCGCCTCCTCCACAGGCGGGAGAGGCGGCATGGTGATGGGCCATTACAGCTATTCCACAGCTGCAAGCAGACTGTTTGAAGGTGCTTCTATGTACCGGAGCGGCTTGCTGTGGGTCTTATATATCCAGAATTTCCTGATGTACGTCTTCATTCTGATCCGGTTAATCCGGGGACTGCGGGCTAAGCGCTTCGCGGAGACCCCGCTCCTTCTGGTGATTCTTGGCTTCATCGGGTTCTACCTGCTCTGGGAGATCAAGTCCCGGTACCTGTATCCCGTATATCCGCTGCTGCTCGTCTTATCCTGCTTGGGTGTCCAAGACGTATATGTATTACTGACCGGGACAAGGAGGTCTAATCATGCGGACTAA
- a CDS encoding ClbS/DfsB family four-helix bundle protein has translation MASYEYSSRQELMDTIHALYLLLDAEFDGINDTYKDTRVPEVDKTPAEIIAYQLGWLGLVRGWEKDELAERTVQMPAADYKWNQLGGLYQSFYSKYAEYSLSGLRELFRQSEEQWLDWIATLTEEELFIQGARKWTGTKENWPMARWIHINSAAPFKTFRGKIRKWKKHCPEGLAE, from the coding sequence ATGGCAAGCTATGAATACTCGTCCCGGCAGGAGCTGATGGACACGATCCACGCTCTATACCTGCTGCTGGATGCCGAATTCGATGGTATAAATGATACATATAAGGATACGCGAGTTCCCGAGGTGGACAAGACCCCTGCCGAGATCATTGCTTATCAGCTGGGCTGGCTGGGGCTGGTGAGGGGCTGGGAGAAGGATGAGCTGGCGGAACGAACAGTCCAGATGCCCGCTGCGGATTACAAGTGGAATCAGCTGGGCGGGTTGTATCAGTCCTTCTATAGTAAATATGCGGAGTATTCCCTATCCGGGCTGCGTGAGCTCTTCCGGCAATCCGAAGAGCAGTGGCTGGATTGGATCGCCACCTTAACAGAGGAGGAACTATTCATTCAAGGCGCCCGGAAGTGGACCGGAACCAAGGAGAACTGGCCGATGGCCCGCTGGATTCACATTAACTCCGCCGCTCCGTTCAAGACCTTCCGGGGGAAGATCCGGAAGTGGAAAAAGCATTGTCCTGAAGGACTGGCAGAGTAA
- a CDS encoding histidine phosphatase family protein, which translates to MVTTLYFVRHAHSTYSTDELNRPLSEKGRADARRVTRLLLHENINILISSPYKRAIQTIEGLEEPLNAKIIIEDDFRERVLSSDPVPDFGQAISKVWEDFSFAWPGGESNLAAQRRGVQALSRVLQQYKGKSIAIGTHGNLMVLIMNTLDKRYDYSFWKQLEMPDIYKLSFHEDKLEGVQRIWR; encoded by the coding sequence ATGGTCACCACTCTCTACTTCGTACGACATGCCCACTCTACTTATTCTACCGATGAATTGAATAGACCTTTATCTGAGAAGGGACGGGCAGACGCCCGGAGGGTTACCCGACTACTCCTCCATGAGAATATTAATATTCTGATCTCAAGTCCCTATAAACGGGCTATACAGACCATTGAGGGGCTGGAGGAACCGCTTAATGCTAAGATTATAATCGAGGATGATTTTAGAGAAAGAGTGTTGTCTTCAGATCCTGTACCCGACTTCGGGCAGGCAATATCCAAGGTGTGGGAGGACTTTTCCTTCGCCTGGCCTGGAGGAGAATCTAATCTAGCAGCACAGAGAAGGGGAGTACAAGCACTCTCCAGAGTATTGCAGCAATACAAAGGCAAATCAATCGCCATCGGAACGCACGGTAATCTGATGGTCCTGATCATGAATACTCTGGACAAGCGTTATGATTATAGCTTCTGGAAGCAGTTAGAAATGCCCGATATCTATAAGCTAAGCTTCCATGAGGACAAGCTTGAGGGTGTACAGCGTATTTGGCGCTAG
- a CDS encoding AraC family transcriptional regulator — MQEQYGERIKQVIAYIENHSSQPLRLDQLAEVSHFSKYHFTRIFTAFTGMTPMAFVTRKRIERAWVLLTETNLTILEIAGNCGFESVSALGVHFKRHYGCSPGTIRSRKRKHSNFPSFLSNKQAEPGALADYNKAAGNPLLRRAWDSMVELREITEVEVAYVRHIGSYLDTHHAWDKLTGWAAEQGLHPANQQFIGISLDDGELTEESACRYDACVTLPADFGPEAHREAVGFKTLAGGLYAVYSYYDTVDRFVLAYDSMFSVWLPRSGYEADDRPCLEFCLNDPTQDPQGKCMVDLYVPIRRGMQEAENGV; from the coding sequence ATGCAGGAGCAGTATGGGGAGAGGATCAAGCAGGTTATTGCCTACATAGAAAATCACAGCAGCCAGCCGCTGCGGCTGGATCAGCTGGCGGAGGTCTCCCATTTCTCCAAGTATCATTTCACCAGAATATTTACAGCCTTCACGGGCATGACGCCCATGGCCTTCGTAACCAGGAAGCGCATTGAGCGGGCATGGGTGCTGCTGACTGAGACGAACCTGACCATTCTGGAGATCGCGGGGAATTGCGGTTTCGAGTCGGTATCTGCGCTGGGCGTTCATTTCAAGCGTCATTACGGCTGTTCGCCGGGCACCATCAGAAGCAGGAAACGTAAACATAGCAATTTCCCGTCATTCCTCAGCAATAAGCAGGCAGAGCCGGGCGCCCTGGCAGATTACAATAAAGCAGCAGGTAATCCGCTGTTAAGGAGGGCGTGGGACAGTATGGTAGAACTCAGAGAAATTACAGAGGTTGAGGTCGCTTATGTCAGGCATATTGGAAGTTACCTGGATACGCATCACGCATGGGACAAGCTAACCGGCTGGGCTGCTGAGCAGGGGCTGCATCCGGCGAATCAGCAGTTCATCGGAATCTCACTGGATGACGGGGAGCTTACGGAAGAGTCGGCCTGCCGCTATGATGCTTGTGTAACACTGCCTGCCGACTTCGGGCCGGAGGCGCACCGGGAGGCAGTCGGGTTCAAGACATTGGCCGGCGGCCTGTATGCAGTGTATTCTTACTATGATACGGTAGATAGATTTGTCCTTGCGTACGATAGCATGTTCAGCGTATGGTTACCTCGCAGCGGCTATGAAGCCGATGACCGGCCGTGCCTGGAATTCTGTCTGAATGATCCTACGCAGGACCCGCAGGGCAAGTGCATGGTTGATCTGTACGTCCCCATCCGGCGAGGCATGCAGGAAGCAGAGAATGGAGTGTAA
- a CDS encoding GNAT family N-acetyltransferase, with translation MNMEVVFDQFPVLRSGELVLRKIEEQHLDGLFEIYSNDHVFEYCGIIPKHNKTTVRSMIGHYERDYGKRSRIKWGIFAPADDTHLLGIIEACDFNQRVNMVTIGYFLAEAHWGRGLASRAVALLTEFLFAQVQVNRIQAEVMLNNEPSKKVLLKNGYVKEGMLRQAALWSGKGVVDLEIYSMLREEYMKVIQQPDHEALIL, from the coding sequence ATGAACATGGAGGTTGTGTTTGACCAGTTCCCTGTCCTAAGATCAGGGGAGCTTGTACTGCGCAAGATTGAGGAGCAGCATCTGGACGGGTTGTTCGAGATTTACAGCAATGACCATGTGTTCGAATATTGCGGGATTATCCCCAAGCACAATAAGACTACAGTCAGGAGCATGATCGGTCATTATGAACGGGATTATGGCAAAAGATCGCGGATCAAGTGGGGTATCTTCGCCCCAGCAGATGATACGCACCTGCTCGGGATCATTGAAGCCTGCGACTTTAACCAGAGGGTCAATATGGTGACTATCGGCTACTTTCTCGCGGAAGCCCACTGGGGGCGGGGCCTTGCCTCCAGAGCGGTGGCTCTGCTGACGGAATTCCTGTTCGCACAGGTGCAGGTGAACCGGATTCAGGCTGAGGTCATGCTGAATAATGAGCCTTCCAAGAAGGTGCTGCTGAAGAATGGATATGTCAAGGAAGGGATGCTGCGGCAAGCGGCCCTCTGGTCCGGCAAGGGAGTGGTCGATCTGGAGATCTACAGCATGCTTAGGGAAGAGTATATGAAGGTGATACAACAACCGGACCATGAGGCCCTTATTTTGTGA
- a CDS encoding ABC transporter ATP-binding protein has product MARNKFDVDENLESPFNIKHFRRAMVYIRRKKKPMLIAFALSALSAAIALSAPLIMQHVVDVTIPAKDMGALAGWSLLMLATIVVSVILATIRSRIMTSVGQDIIFDIRTDLFKHLQDLPFKYYDDRPQGKILIRVVNYVNAVSDVLSNGIINFILEIVNLIFIAVFMFAVDVRLSFIILAGLPVFLGIMLLIKTRQRRAWQAVSNKSSNLNAYLQESISGIGVTQMFSRETRNEGIFTRLAGNFRTAWMKALRYNILIPFSVDNLSTIVTAMIFLVGLLTLDPQNMTLGVILAMSSYAARFWQPILNLSNLYNNFINAVAYLERIFETLDEPVTVSDVPGAKALPPVQGRVTFDDVTFAYDPGLNILENISFDVAAGESVALVGPTGAGKTTVVNLISRFYNLTGGRILIDGQDISQITLKSLRGQMGIMLQDSFIFSGTILDNIRYGRPDATEEEVIAAAKAVCADDFIREFDQGYQTEVNERGSKLSQGQRQLISFARTLLANPRILILDEATSSIDAQTERLLQKGLNELLKGRTSFIIAHRLSTVKNCDRIMYVSNKGIAESGSHDELIARRGLYHRLYTAQKMEA; this is encoded by the coding sequence GTGGCCAGGAATAAATTCGATGTTGATGAGAATCTGGAATCGCCGTTTAATATCAAGCATTTCCGGCGGGCCATGGTCTATATCAGACGCAAGAAGAAGCCGATGCTTATCGCATTCGCGCTCAGCGCATTGTCGGCGGCGATCGCCCTGTCGGCTCCGCTGATCATGCAGCATGTCGTGGATGTGACCATTCCGGCCAAAGACATGGGCGCACTGGCAGGCTGGTCTCTGCTAATGCTGGCGACCATCGTGGTCAGCGTAATCCTGGCTACGATCCGCTCGCGGATTATGACAAGTGTCGGACAGGATATTATCTTCGATATCCGCACCGACCTGTTCAAGCATCTGCAGGATCTGCCGTTCAAATATTACGATGACCGTCCGCAGGGCAAGATTCTGATCCGGGTCGTGAACTACGTCAATGCGGTATCCGATGTATTGTCCAACGGTATTATCAATTTTATCTTAGAAATCGTGAACCTGATCTTCATCGCCGTGTTCATGTTCGCCGTGGATGTGCGGCTCTCCTTCATCATTCTGGCCGGACTGCCTGTCTTCCTCGGCATCATGCTGCTGATCAAGACCCGGCAGCGCCGGGCCTGGCAGGCCGTGTCGAACAAGAGCTCCAACCTGAATGCTTATCTGCAGGAGAGTATCAGCGGCATCGGCGTCACCCAGATGTTCTCCCGGGAGACACGCAATGAGGGTATCTTCACCCGGCTGGCCGGCAACTTCCGCACCGCCTGGATGAAGGCGCTGCGTTACAACATTCTGATTCCGTTCAGTGTCGATAACCTGTCTACCATTGTTACGGCTATGATCTTCCTGGTCGGACTGCTGACCCTGGACCCGCAGAACATGACGCTGGGCGTCATTCTGGCCATGAGCAGCTATGCGGCCCGCTTCTGGCAGCCGATCCTGAATCTGTCGAACCTGTACAACAACTTCATTAATGCGGTGGCTTACCTGGAGCGGATCTTCGAGACGCTGGATGAGCCGGTAACGGTCAGCGATGTTCCCGGTGCGAAGGCGCTGCCACCGGTTCAGGGCCGGGTGACGTTCGATGATGTCACCTTCGCCTACGATCCGGGCCTGAATATCCTGGAGAACATCTCCTTCGATGTTGCAGCCGGAGAGAGCGTTGCTCTGGTTGGTCCGACCGGTGCGGGCAAGACCACGGTCGTCAACCTGATCTCGCGCTTCTATAACCTGACCGGCGGGCGCATTCTGATCGACGGGCAGGATATCTCGCAGATTACCTTGAAATCGCTACGCGGGCAGATGGGGATTATGCTGCAGGACAGCTTCATCTTCTCGGGAACCATCCTGGATAATATCCGTTACGGCAGACCGGATGCGACCGAGGAAGAGGTTATCGCCGCCGCGAAGGCTGTCTGCGCTGACGACTTCATCCGCGAATTCGATCAGGGCTACCAGACCGAGGTGAACGAACGCGGCTCCAAGCTCTCCCAAGGACAGCGGCAGCTCATCTCGTTCGCCAGAACGCTGCTGGCGAACCCGCGGATTCTCATTCTGGATGAGGCCACCTCCTCCATCGATGCGCAGACCGAGCGCCTGCTCCAGAAGGGGCTGAACGAGCTATTGAAGGGGCGCACCTCGTTCATCATCGCGCACCGCCTGTCTACGGTGAAGAACTGCGACCGGATCATGTATGTCTCGAACAAGGGCATTGCCGAGAGCGGCTCCCATGACGAGCTGATCGCCCGCCGCGGCCTGTACCACAGGCTGTATACGGCGCAGAAGATGGAAGCCTGA
- a CDS encoding ABC transporter ATP-binding protein, with product MFEIKWLWQNLEGNRARYIVALCLSVVGSSLTIVNPYISQRIVDTFIAGDHAGENLATGRGLLIALCLGMIGFSLLRTGLAYFTTMQYEISSQNMMYNIRIYLYNKIQGQDREYYDRNRTGDLMTKMTGDLDMVRHSMAWIFKTIIESLTIFLAAVIYFLTIDVKLTLWMLILSPPIFVVAFIFAKRVRPMYIDLRERLSQLNTTTQENISGNRVVKAFAREEFEIAKFTEKNVNYAVANKKAALVWLDYFPYLESFAQGFNVVLMLAGGYYVMEGRITFGEFTAFSSLIWAVSNPMRNIGIIINDIQRFFASLSKIVDIYYARPAIANDHNPVERRRYEGRIEFDHVRFKYDNATVLDDVSFTIAPGETIAIMGATGSGKTSLINLIPRFYDVAGGRVLVDGRDVRELELDELRGNIGMATQDVLLFSDTIDGNIAYGDPDLPEEDAKAYAALAAAHDFIVKMPEGYDTVVGERGVGLSGGQKQRIALARALAVQRPILILDDTTSAVDLETEEHIQRSLRELEYPCTKIIIAQRVSTTAQADRILILEGGRLIEEGTHAELLAKRGYYYDVFMLQNEGIGRQVTASGQE from the coding sequence ATGTTTGAAATCAAATGGCTGTGGCAGAACCTGGAGGGCAACCGGGCGCGGTATATCGTGGCGCTCTGCCTCTCGGTAGTGGGATCAAGTCTTACGATTGTGAACCCCTACATCAGCCAGCGCATCGTCGATACGTTCATTGCCGGTGACCACGCAGGAGAGAATCTTGCTACAGGACGCGGGCTGCTGATTGCGCTCTGCCTGGGCATGATCGGCTTCTCCCTGCTCCGTACAGGGCTGGCATACTTCACGACCATGCAGTACGAAATTTCTTCACAGAATATGATGTACAATATCCGGATTTATCTGTACAACAAGATTCAGGGCCAGGACCGGGAATATTATGACCGCAACCGCACCGGGGACCTTATGACCAAAATGACGGGGGATCTGGATATGGTCCGCCACTCGATGGCGTGGATTTTCAAGACGATTATTGAATCGCTTACGATTTTCCTGGCAGCCGTCATTTATTTCCTCACGATTGATGTGAAGCTGACGCTGTGGATGCTGATCCTGTCACCGCCGATTTTTGTGGTGGCCTTTATCTTCGCCAAAAGAGTGCGCCCGATGTACATCGACCTGCGCGAGCGGCTGTCCCAGCTCAATACAACGACCCAGGAGAATATCTCCGGGAACCGTGTGGTGAAGGCTTTTGCCCGTGAGGAGTTCGAGATTGCCAAGTTCACAGAGAAGAATGTCAACTACGCGGTGGCGAATAAAAAAGCGGCCCTCGTCTGGCTCGACTACTTCCCTTATCTGGAGTCGTTCGCACAAGGCTTCAACGTGGTCCTGATGCTGGCCGGCGGTTACTACGTGATGGAGGGGCGGATTACCTTCGGTGAGTTCACGGCGTTCTCCTCGCTGATCTGGGCGGTCTCCAATCCCATGCGCAATATCGGCATTATTATTAATGATATTCAGCGCTTCTTCGCCAGCTTATCCAAAATCGTCGATATCTATTACGCCCGCCCGGCGATTGCCAATGACCATAACCCGGTGGAGCGCCGCCGCTATGAGGGACGGATTGAATTCGACCATGTCCGGTTCAAATATGATAACGCTACCGTGCTGGATGATGTGAGCTTCACGATAGCCCCCGGCGAGACCATTGCGATCATGGGCGCTACCGGCTCCGGCAAAACCTCGCTCATCAACCTCATTCCCCGCTTCTATGATGTGGCTGGCGGGCGAGTACTGGTAGACGGGAGAGATGTCCGGGAGCTGGAGCTGGATGAGCTGCGGGGGAACATCGGGATGGCTACGCAGGATGTGCTGCTGTTCTCCGATACCATCGACGGCAATATCGCATATGGCGATCCTGATCTGCCTGAAGAGGATGCGAAGGCTTACGCGGCTCTGGCCGCTGCCCATGATTTCATTGTCAAAATGCCTGAAGGCTACGATACCGTAGTCGGGGAACGCGGTGTCGGGTTGTCCGGGGGACAGAAGCAGCGGATAGCGCTGGCCCGTGCGCTGGCGGTCCAACGTCCGATTCTGATCCTGGATGATACGACCTCTGCGGTCGATCTGGAGACGGAGGAGCATATTCAGCGCAGCCTGCGGGAGCTGGAGTACCCCTGCACGAAGATCATCATTGCGCAGCGGGTATCCACTACCGCCCAAGCTGACCGCATTCTGATCCTGGAGGGCGGCCGGCTGATTGAGGAAGGGACCCATGCCGAGCTGCTGGCGAAGCGGGGTTATTACTATGATGTATTCATGCTTCAGAACGAGGGCATTGGAAGGCAGGTGACCGCGAGTGGCCAGGAATAA
- a CDS encoding amino acid permease translates to MESKQLTRGLKPRHIELIALGGTIGVGLFMGSASTIKWAGPSVLLAYLLAGIIMFFVMRIMGEMLVVEPVTGSFATFAHKYISPLAGFLTAWSYWFLWVTVGMAEVTAIGIYVGYWFPDIPQWIPALIGVGIIAAANLAAVKLYGEFEFWFAMIKVVAIVVMLVIGTGVIFFGLGNGGQPLGLSNLYSHGGFFAGGLKGFLFALCIVTAAYQGIELVGITAGEAENPKQTLRKAIKNIIWRILIFYVGAIFIIVTIYPWNEIGEIGSPFVLTFAKVGIVAAAGIINFVVLTAAMSGCNSGIYSAGRMLYTLAQNGQAPKFFGRVSASGVPRNSIITTISLLLVGVLLNYLMPDSKLFLYIYSASVLPGMIPWFALAFSQFRFRERWAGEMAAHPFKSRFFPVSNYIIIIFLSLVIIGMWFNPDTHLSLIVGASFLAIVVAGYYAFGIGRRRMPGDGEEG, encoded by the coding sequence TTGGAATCCAAACAGTTAACCAGAGGACTTAAGCCGCGGCATATCGAGCTGATCGCACTGGGCGGCACGATTGGCGTGGGCTTATTCATGGGCTCGGCAAGTACAATTAAGTGGGCAGGGCCTTCCGTGCTGCTTGCGTATCTGTTGGCAGGCATCATTATGTTTTTTGTGATGCGGATTATGGGTGAGATGCTGGTGGTGGAGCCGGTGACCGGTTCGTTCGCCACTTTTGCGCACAAATATATCAGCCCGCTGGCCGGCTTCCTGACCGCCTGGAGCTATTGGTTCCTGTGGGTGACAGTCGGGATGGCAGAAGTTACGGCCATCGGCATCTATGTCGGGTACTGGTTCCCGGATATTCCGCAGTGGATTCCGGCGCTGATCGGTGTGGGCATCATTGCAGCAGCCAATCTGGCGGCGGTGAAGCTCTACGGGGAGTTTGAATTCTGGTTCGCGATGATCAAGGTGGTTGCCATTGTCGTGATGCTGGTGATTGGCACCGGGGTGATTTTCTTCGGTCTCGGGAATGGCGGGCAGCCGCTTGGACTGTCCAATCTGTATAGCCATGGCGGTTTTTTTGCCGGAGGACTGAAGGGGTTTCTGTTCGCGCTCTGCATTGTCACGGCGGCCTATCAGGGGATTGAGCTGGTGGGGATTACGGCAGGGGAAGCGGAGAATCCGAAGCAAACGCTTCGCAAAGCGATCAAGAATATCATTTGGCGCATTCTGATCTTCTACGTGGGGGCCATCTTCATCATAGTGACCATTTATCCGTGGAATGAAATCGGCGAGATCGGCAGTCCGTTCGTGTTGACCTTCGCCAAGGTGGGGATTGTCGCTGCGGCAGGCATTATCAACTTCGTGGTGCTTACAGCGGCGATGTCGGGCTGCAACAGCGGAATCTACAGCGCGGGCAGAATGCTCTACACGCTGGCCCAGAACGGACAGGCTCCGAAGTTCTTCGGCAGAGTCTCTGCCAGCGGAGTACCCCGCAACAGCATTATCACAACGATCTCCCTGCTGCTGGTCGGCGTATTGTTAAACTATCTGATGCCGGACTCCAAGCTGTTTCTCTATATTTACAGTGCCAGCGTGCTTCCGGGAATGATTCCGTGGTTCGCCCTGGCCTTCAGCCAGTTCAGATTCAGGGAGCGGTGGGCAGGCGAGATGGCAGCCCATCCGTTCAAGTCCCGCTTTTTCCCGGTCAGTAACTACATTATTATCATCTTCCTGTCGCTGGTCATCATCGGGATGTGGTTCAACCCGGATACGCATCTGTCGCTGATTGTGGGCGCGTCCTTCCTGGCTATTGTTGTGGCGGGATACTATGCGTTTGGGATTGGCAGACGCCGGATGCCCGGGGATGGGGAGGAAGGGTAG
- a CDS encoding DUF4003 family protein, translating to MKQSYIARLELFVTNAQQIKQEFPWQNASVNRLAALLYAVEDKIANVEAIRMYHEMVKDNTRGFSSFRGTSAICIAALLSLSPQPQQQLAATLAVYDLLKERKFRASDYLVIAAYQIAAHTPYDQYNAAIDRTQAFYEGMRSKHRFLTGRDDYIFAAMLGLSDIPVEQGVEQLEQLYVTLKPEFFSGNSVQALTQVLVLGGGDLTSRVLSLREAFRARDIRLDKEYTLSSLGILSLIPYEQQQLVSDVSDTYEFLRPQKGFGGWSINKQELLLLSAALVSYQYIDDVRNGIIESTLSTSLTNIIIAQQTAIAVAAASAAAAAASS from the coding sequence ATGAAGCAATCGTACATAGCCAGACTTGAATTATTCGTAACTAACGCCCAGCAGATTAAACAGGAATTCCCCTGGCAAAATGCCTCCGTGAACCGGCTGGCAGCCTTGCTCTACGCTGTGGAGGACAAGATCGCCAATGTAGAAGCGATCCGTATGTACCATGAGATGGTTAAGGATAACACCCGGGGCTTTTCCTCTTTCCGGGGAACCTCAGCCATCTGTATTGCTGCACTGCTCTCCCTGTCCCCCCAGCCGCAGCAGCAGCTTGCAGCTACTCTGGCTGTATATGACCTGCTCAAGGAACGTAAATTCCGGGCCTCCGACTATCTGGTCATTGCCGCCTATCAGATCGCTGCCCATACCCCCTATGATCAATATAACGCAGCCATAGACCGCACCCAGGCCTTTTATGAGGGGATGCGGTCGAAGCACCGTTTCCTGACCGGACGGGACGATTATATCTTCGCTGCTATGCTAGGCCTCTCCGATATCCCTGTGGAGCAAGGGGTGGAGCAGCTGGAACAGCTCTATGTTACGCTCAAGCCCGAGTTCTTCTCCGGGAATAGTGTTCAGGCGCTAACACAGGTGCTGGTGCTAGGCGGCGGAGATCTCACAAGCCGGGTGCTTAGCCTGCGTGAGGCGTTCCGGGCACGGGATATCCGGCTGGATAAGGAGTATACACTCTCGTCGCTTGGCATCCTGTCCCTGATTCCCTATGAGCAGCAGCAGCTGGTAAGCGATGTCTCGGACACCTATGAGTTCCTGCGCCCGCAGAAGGGCTTCGGCGGCTGGTCGATTAACAAGCAGGAGCTGCTCCTGCTGTCTGCCGCGCTCGTCTCCTATCAATATATCGATGATGTCAGAAACGGCATCATTGAATCCACGCTGTCTACCAGCCTGACCAACATCATCATTGCCCAGCAGACAGCGATTGCTGTAGCTGCGGCCTCTGCTGCTGCGGCGGCAGCTTCATCTTAA